The following proteins come from a genomic window of Nocardiopsis sp. YSL2:
- a CDS encoding ATP-binding protein, with amino-acid sequence MYERSTTAPETAQWPGMRRFLGLFPSRPTSVRDARDWLRQRLDLVRVPAYLTHDALLILSELTTNALLHVPEREPSRAFLVSVFTFRNSLRISVRTTRNTATIPCLEVVRADPEAEHGRGLFLVDALAATWGVERTRSGPAVFFTLEWDGPEPTPATPVPRPRSSQHDALGR; translated from the coding sequence ATGTACGAGCGTAGTACCACTGCGCCCGAAACCGCCCAGTGGCCGGGCATGCGGCGCTTCCTGGGGCTCTTCCCCAGCCGGCCGACTTCCGTCCGGGACGCCCGCGACTGGCTGCGTCAGCGACTCGACCTCGTCCGAGTACCCGCGTATCTGACCCACGACGCGCTGCTCATCCTCAGCGAACTCACCACGAACGCCCTGCTGCACGTCCCCGAGAGGGAGCCCAGCAGGGCGTTTCTCGTTTCGGTGTTCACCTTCCGCAACAGTCTCCGGATCAGCGTGCGCACCACCCGCAACACCGCCACCATCCCCTGTCTGGAGGTGGTACGAGCGGACCCGGAGGCCGAGCACGGGCGCGGCCTCTTCCTCGTCGACGCTCTGGCCGCCACCTGGGGCGTCGAACGCACCCGCTCCGGACCGGCCGTCTTCTTCACTCTGGAATGGGACGGCCCCGAGCCAACACCGGCAACACCAGTCCCCCGGCCCCGGTCGTCGCAGCACGACGCTCTCGGGAGGTAG
- a CDS encoding MurR/RpiR family transcriptional regulator: protein MAQTPKSSGDRAQRGEVSSSSVPTTVLRIRSLIPSLAPAERRVAQYVVDDPERAAASSITQLAKDCATSEATVIRFCRTIDFSGYRELRLALATEAGQARGARSVTPEVASDIDPDDTLVTVVQKIAYTDARAVEETGAALDVDALRTVVDAMAGARRIDVYGVGASAFVGADLQQKLHRIGLTSFAWSDAHVMLTSAAVLDERDVAIGISHSGATTDTVQALTEAKRRGARTVAITNFPRSPIGFADHVLTTAARETTFRSGATASRLAQLTVVDCLFVGLAQIRYTESRTALETTYEAVRGLRINDDRRRRRSAAPPEEPDGA from the coding sequence ATGGCGCAAACTCCGAAGTCCTCGGGCGATCGCGCACAGCGCGGCGAGGTCTCCTCGTCCTCCGTGCCCACCACGGTCCTGCGGATCCGGTCGCTGATCCCGTCGCTGGCCCCGGCCGAGCGGCGGGTCGCCCAGTACGTCGTCGACGACCCCGAACGGGCCGCGGCCTCGTCGATCACCCAGCTCGCCAAGGACTGCGCCACCTCCGAGGCCACGGTGATCCGCTTCTGCCGCACCATCGACTTCAGCGGGTACCGCGAACTGCGGCTGGCACTGGCCACCGAGGCCGGCCAGGCCCGGGGCGCCCGGTCGGTGACGCCGGAGGTGGCCAGCGACATCGATCCGGACGACACGCTCGTCACGGTCGTGCAGAAGATCGCCTACACCGACGCCCGAGCGGTGGAGGAGACCGGGGCCGCTCTGGACGTGGACGCGCTGCGCACCGTGGTCGACGCGATGGCCGGGGCACGGCGGATCGACGTGTACGGGGTGGGGGCCAGCGCCTTCGTGGGCGCCGACCTGCAGCAGAAGCTGCACCGGATCGGCCTGACGTCCTTCGCGTGGTCGGACGCGCACGTGATGCTGACCAGCGCGGCCGTACTGGACGAGCGGGACGTGGCGATCGGGATCTCGCACAGCGGGGCCACCACCGACACGGTGCAGGCGCTCACGGAGGCCAAGCGGCGCGGCGCCCGGACCGTGGCCATCACCAACTTCCCGCGCTCCCCGATCGGTTTCGCCGACCACGTGCTCACAACGGCGGCCCGCGAGACCACGTTCAGGTCGGGCGCGACCGCCAGTCGGCTGGCCCAGCTGACCGTGGTGGACTGCCTGTTCGTGGGCCTGGCGCAGATCCGGTACACCGAGAGCCGGACGGCGCTGGAGACCACCTACGAGGCGGTGCGCGGGCTGCGGATCAACGACGACCGCCGACGCCGCCGGAGTGCGGCACCGCCGGAGGAGCCGGACGGGGCCTGA
- a CDS encoding N-acetylmuramic acid 6-phosphate etherase — protein MHADTGDGPRARSGGEAVIVRAPTEARNSGTYDIDLLPALDVLRQINAEDTTVPAAVGAVLPELARAVELGVAALESGAAIHYFGAGTSGRIAAQDAAELPPTYGIPPEWVVAHHAGGGDALVHAVEGIEDDWEAGRADAAGVRPGALAVGLAASGRTPYVGGALAAAREQGATTVLISANPDAPLGRDVDVHVGMNTGAEVIAGSTRMKAGTAQKLALNAFSTAVMVRFGRTYSNLMVGVDASNAKLRGRVVTILVQATGMPEQACADALTAAQGDTRVALVSLLADVDAADAARALNASRGRVRPALADLGVAADPR, from the coding sequence GTGCACGCAGACACCGGAGACGGGCCGCGGGCTCGGAGCGGCGGTGAGGCCGTGATCGTGCGCGCCCCGACCGAGGCCCGCAACTCGGGGACCTACGACATCGACCTGCTCCCGGCGCTCGACGTCCTGCGGCAGATCAACGCCGAGGACACCACGGTTCCGGCCGCGGTGGGCGCGGTGCTGCCGGAGCTGGCGCGAGCCGTGGAGCTGGGGGTGGCCGCCTTGGAGAGCGGGGCGGCCATCCACTACTTCGGCGCGGGCACCTCGGGGCGCATCGCCGCGCAGGACGCCGCTGAGCTGCCGCCCACCTACGGGATCCCCCCGGAGTGGGTGGTGGCGCACCACGCGGGCGGCGGCGACGCCCTGGTCCACGCCGTGGAGGGCATCGAGGACGACTGGGAGGCCGGTCGGGCCGACGCGGCCGGCGTTCGGCCGGGCGCGCTGGCTGTGGGCCTGGCGGCCAGCGGCCGGACGCCCTACGTGGGCGGGGCGCTGGCGGCGGCCCGTGAGCAGGGGGCGACCACGGTGCTCATCAGCGCCAACCCGGACGCGCCGCTGGGGCGCGACGTGGACGTGCACGTGGGGATGAACACGGGTGCGGAGGTCATCGCGGGTTCGACCCGGATGAAGGCGGGAACGGCGCAGAAGCTCGCGCTCAACGCGTTCTCCACGGCGGTCATGGTCCGTTTCGGACGCACCTATTCCAACCTCATGGTGGGCGTGGACGCGAGCAACGCCAAGCTGCGCGGACGTGTGGTCACGATCCTCGTGCAGGCCACGGGCATGCCGGAACAGGCGTGTGCCGACGCGCTGACCGCGGCGCAGGGCGACACCCGGGTGGCGCTGGTGTCGCTGCTGGCCGATGTCGACGCGGCCGACGCGGCGCGGGCACTGAACGCGTCCCGGGGCCGGGTGCGGCCGGCGCTCGCCGACCTGGGAGTGGCCGCCGACCCGCGCTAG
- a CDS encoding DUF5753 domain-containing protein — translation MRTRLSLSVRGKRLLRELRRLRDERRMSPEDVAGQLGWHKTKLYRIERGESRLILDDLDELLELYGVRSPERESLFKLGKDAWKRGWWLAYRDLYQGESFFVMENDAARISVFAPNLLPGLLQTEEYAREVIAALDPQGQDAEVERQVAVRIERQGILARSKPPELIAVLDEGVLRRAVGDPRVQRDQLSRLVELAERPNVHLRVVPFGAGVYMAQSGQFTIFEFPDPEDAPVVYQEGLFGDVYVEDSADVARYRLAAAKTAGVAMDTDASLTLMRGLLKETE, via the coding sequence ATGAGGACCCGGCTCAGCCTGTCAGTGCGGGGCAAACGCCTGTTGCGCGAGCTGCGCCGACTCCGGGACGAGCGCCGGATGAGTCCCGAGGACGTGGCCGGGCAGCTCGGCTGGCACAAGACGAAGCTCTACCGGATCGAGCGGGGCGAGAGCCGACTGATCCTCGACGACCTGGATGAGCTGCTGGAGCTGTACGGGGTGCGCTCACCCGAACGCGAGTCGCTCTTCAAGCTGGGCAAGGACGCCTGGAAGCGCGGCTGGTGGTTGGCGTACCGGGACCTCTACCAGGGCGAGAGCTTCTTCGTGATGGAGAACGACGCGGCCAGGATCAGCGTCTTCGCGCCGAACCTGCTTCCGGGTCTCCTCCAGACGGAGGAATACGCGAGGGAGGTCATCGCAGCGCTGGATCCGCAGGGACAGGATGCTGAAGTTGAGCGTCAGGTCGCGGTCAGGATAGAGCGTCAGGGGATCCTTGCTCGGTCGAAGCCACCAGAACTCATTGCGGTTCTTGATGAGGGAGTTCTCCGAAGGGCCGTGGGTGATCCCAGGGTGCAGCGGGACCAGCTGAGCAGGCTCGTTGAGTTGGCTGAGCGACCCAATGTTCACCTTCGAGTCGTTCCCTTTGGCGCGGGCGTCTACATGGCTCAGTCCGGGCAGTTCACGATCTTTGAGTTCCCCGACCCTGAAGACGCGCCGGTCGTCTATCAGGAGGGCCTGTTCGGCGACGTCTATGTGGAGGACTCGGCAGATGTAGCGCGGTATAGGCTGGCAGCCGCAAAAACTGCCGGGGTGGCGATGGACACGGACGCGAGTCTCACCCTGATGCGCGGCTTGTTGAAGGAGACGGAATAG
- a CDS encoding AfsR/SARP family transcriptional regulator — protein sequence MSLSASARRDPRGLYVGLLGQFVVEVDGAPLRLRGDKRRTVLATLLLRAGHTVPADHLIARVWGAPAGQVNRSALQVHVARVRAIFDDHCGRPLIHGGDGGYRADLEEGESDLLCFRALVAAAGEADSRGDPVRHADLLLRALRLWRSPVLADIASPVLHERDVPPLHEELLRVAEAGCRAALARGDHARAAEHIGPIVADHPERESLIRLQMVALHRSGRPSEALRLYARTRDVLAERLGTDPGRDLQETFHAILRGDLDVDPDRPARVPRQRAEPALTTAPALRPAAPTPLPSATPAELPAAPAVLVGRGAHLAELDRLADPAGPAPGNVLVRGPAGAGSSALALVWAHAVAPHFPDGQVYVNLRRDDGTPRDPTEVLRRLVRSLSGGRNDTEDLSVDESAARARSLLARRRVLMVLDNAASTRQVRPLLPGCPECAAVVTSRYWLTDLLVRDGVRALPVGALPAADAVVLLRSLLREDRCTEAALRRVAHLAGYLPLPLRMAVAWLDTHPSLSGSDLVRRLEGVDPARCGTPTARMAAVLHAGPEEVRHGRGEVPTGRVPPDPSLGDGSFVRLSPG from the coding sequence GTGTCGCTGAGTGCGTCGGCGCGGCGGGACCCCCGAGGGCTGTACGTCGGACTGCTCGGCCAGTTCGTGGTCGAGGTCGACGGTGCGCCCCTGCGCCTGCGGGGGGACAAGAGACGCACGGTCCTGGCGACCCTCCTGCTCCGGGCCGGGCACACCGTCCCGGCGGACCACCTCATCGCCCGTGTCTGGGGCGCACCGGCGGGCCAGGTCAACCGCAGCGCACTCCAGGTCCACGTGGCCCGGGTGCGGGCCATCTTCGACGACCACTGCGGTCGGCCCCTCATCCACGGCGGCGACGGCGGCTACCGGGCCGACCTGGAGGAGGGCGAGTCCGACCTGCTCTGCTTCCGCGCCCTGGTCGCCGCCGCGGGCGAAGCCGACTCCAGGGGCGATCCGGTCCGCCACGCCGACCTGTTGCTGCGTGCCCTGCGCCTGTGGCGCAGCCCGGTCCTCGCCGACATCGCGAGCCCCGTCCTGCACGAACGCGACGTCCCGCCCCTGCACGAAGAGCTCCTGCGGGTCGCCGAGGCGGGATGCCGTGCCGCACTGGCCCGCGGCGATCACGCCCGGGCCGCCGAGCACATCGGCCCCATCGTCGCCGACCACCCCGAGCGCGAATCCCTCATCCGCCTGCAGATGGTCGCCCTCCACCGCTCCGGCCGCCCCAGCGAGGCCCTGCGCCTGTACGCGCGCACACGTGACGTCCTGGCCGAACGCCTGGGAACCGACCCCGGCCGCGACCTCCAGGAGACCTTCCACGCGATCCTGCGCGGCGACCTCGACGTCGATCCCGACCGGCCCGCGCGCGTGCCCCGCCAGCGCGCCGAGCCGGCGCTCACCACCGCCCCCGCCCTTCGCCCGGCGGCGCCGACGCCCCTGCCCTCGGCGACACCGGCCGAACTCCCGGCGGCACCCGCGGTCCTGGTCGGGCGCGGTGCGCACCTGGCCGAACTGGACCGCCTCGCCGACCCGGCGGGACCGGCACCGGGGAACGTCCTGGTCCGCGGCCCGGCGGGCGCCGGCAGCAGTGCGCTGGCACTGGTGTGGGCGCACGCCGTCGCCCCGCACTTCCCCGACGGTCAGGTCTACGTCAACCTGCGCCGCGACGACGGCACCCCGCGCGATCCCACGGAGGTCCTGCGGCGGCTGGTCCGCTCCCTGTCGGGGGGCCGCAACGACACCGAGGACCTCTCCGTCGACGAGTCGGCCGCCCGCGCCCGCTCCCTCCTGGCCCGGCGCCGCGTGCTGATGGTGCTGGACAACGCCGCCTCCACCCGCCAGGTGCGCCCGCTGCTCCCGGGCTGCCCGGAATGCGCTGCCGTGGTCACCAGCCGGTACTGGCTCACCGACCTGCTGGTACGCGACGGGGTGCGCGCCCTGCCGGTGGGTGCGCTCCCCGCGGCCGACGCGGTCGTCCTACTGCGCTCCCTGCTGAGGGAGGACCGGTGCACCGAGGCCGCGCTGCGCCGTGTGGCCCACCTCGCCGGATATCTCCCGCTGCCCCTGCGGATGGCCGTGGCCTGGCTCGACACCCACCCGTCCCTGTCGGGCTCCGATCTCGTCCGGCGCCTGGAAGGGGTGGACCCGGCGCGCTGCGGGACGCCGACGGCCC
- a CDS encoding DUF397 domain-containing protein, with protein MEVAGWRKSSHSTASGECVEVADMESGALIRDSKQPELGHLSFVSGEWSLFLASVKL; from the coding sequence ATGGAGGTGGCTGGCTGGCGCAAGAGCAGTCATTCCACAGCCAGCGGGGAGTGCGTGGAGGTGGCGGACATGGAGTCCGGTGCCCTCATCCGGGACTCCAAGCAGCCCGAGTTGGGGCACCTGTCCTTCGTCTCCGGTGAGTGGAGCCTGTTCCTCGCCTCGGTGAAGCTCTAG
- a CDS encoding DUF397 domain-containing protein, producing MQGPWRKSSYSGAGKECVEVADVESGALIRDSKQPELGHLTFHSGEWNVFVTSVKE from the coding sequence ATGCAGGGGCCTTGGCGTAAGAGCAGCTACAGCGGAGCGGGCAAGGAGTGCGTCGAGGTGGCGGACGTGGAGTCCGGTGCTCTCATCCGGGACTCGAAGCAGCCTGAGCTGGGGCACTTGACGTTCCACTCAGGCGAGTGGAACGTGTTCGTTACATCGGTCAAGGAGTAG